The segment TCTGCCCTCACGCACTTTTACAGGACGTATTTTCAAACTTACAGACTGTCATTGTCTTATCAATGCACTCAGAGATTCTCTGAAAAAGTTATGCGCTGCATTTTTTGCACATACAAGCTGATAACTTGGAGGTGCTATTGAAAATTAAAGCCCCCAAGCCATCAGCTCACTATGCTGAGCTCTGAAGGCACTGGGTAGCTTCACGTCACTGCTGAAGTGCCGAAGGAGCCCAGGTCCCACTCGGCAGCGCGTTCAGAGCCATTGTTGTGGGAGCGGACCAGGAAGTTTGGCCAATTCAGAGCCAAAAACATCGCAGTTTACGGTGCTGTTTTAAAAGCGGCCCTTTCCTCACCAACAAGCTGGGCTTTGAAGAACTGCTATTTTGCAACACGGTAAGATTAGTCAAAACTAACCCCAGCTGGATCTCTCAGTGCTGAGGAGGCTGCCAGCGATGAGGGGAAAACAGGTCCTGCCCGACACCACGGGCACGCGGCCAAAGCCCTCGAGGAGCGCCCGTGGCTCTGGCCATGATGTGCCCTGGCTCTGCCGGTGATCCTGGGAAAGCACCTGCACCTCCAGCACCTCTGGTTTGTCATAAATAAAGGAATTTTGAGCCCACCATAGAGCGCTTCAGTGTCTGCATAAAGACACTACGGCATGGGCatggctgctggagcagagggagggcGCATTGTAACACCGTGGGAAGACGTCTGAGAAcgaaggggagagaaggaacGCTGTGAAAAGGCCAGAAAGGGCCAAACCAAACCCGCTGGGTGTCTTTCTCTGTGTGGGAAGGCCGAGAGCAGGCTGAGGAGTGATCATCGCAAGCTGTACTGCAGCGTATCTCCAGCTGGACACTTCTTGTTCTGAGTTACCTGGTTAATATTTGCATTACCGATCAACATCCACAGTTTGAAAGCCCTGTTTTTCACTACACTCCTTCTGAGAATGAAAGCCTGTCATTTTACAGTAGTTGCATTTTTTGCAAGACTATTTGCCATTTGCTCCCCAGTAGTTTATTTTCTACGTAATTAATGTTTAATGATTCTCAACATATACGTTTTGCTAGAAAGCCAAAAGCGACTctgacaaagcaaacaaatgttCTGCAGCTTATCCAACTGCTTTAAGCGCTCCGCTGATAACACAGAGCTAAAAAAggtaatgagaaagaaaacgTTCAATAATTGTATAAAGAGACACTTCATTAAGGTAATTAAGGCAATCGTTCAATGTAGTTATGAGGATTATTaacacacaaaagaaattatGCAATAGGGCTTTAGCAAACCAGGCAGACTTACCATTATTTTATGATGCCTTTAAGAATAACCTCCAGCAGCTTAATaagcctttgaaaataaaaactcattCCCTGGCAAAGGACGGAACCTTCTCTATACCTGGGAGGGGTATATTCGGGGTCTTTGAGACTTTTTGGGGAGATGAAggagtgattttattttttccagtatgcAACAAGCATTTCTACTGATCTGGCAAATAACTGAACTAGCTCATTAAATTATGCTGGTTCAAAAACCATATTTACTCCAAAGCACCTACTGAACTCGTGTACACAGTTGGGTACATGGTTTTCAGCTCGTCCCTGGAACCTCGTGGGTGCTGCAGGCTATGCCCCACCGGTTTGTACAAAGAGAACGGTGAAACCATTAAAACTCtttaaagatgcagaaaatcCCTAGATAGTCAGCAGTTTATACTTGGGTAAACCACCACGTCTGAAGACGGGCTTTCTCATAACGTCTTTCTGTGATTAAGAGCAGTGTTTATTTAAACCACCAGCAACCTAACACAGATATTACCAACGTTAAAAATCATTACAGCAGAGGACGTTACTGTACTTTAACCTACACAGGAGAGAAATAAAGGCATTTATAATAGTCAAACACATTAtactgaaaatatctttctaaCTGCAAGTCGTTCAGATTGCTGTTTTCTAGAGGAATATGCGTTTTTAAttaacacatgaaaaatgaagtatgcATGACAGCCACTACTACTAAAGAGGTATGACACATTTCTCAATATCTCTTAATTAACTCAGGAGCCTAGAGGGCTTTTCTGCACACTCAGATGCTGCTTTTACCCCATCCCTGTGGTTACCATGATTCAGCCCTTCCCTCACCGCATGGACTCGCCTGTACTGATATGAAAGATACCAAGGGACCAGTGAGAGACAGCCAGGGTAGAGACTGCAAAAGtgcagcaatttaaaaaatgttttcgTATCCCTCCCACATCTGATACAGCGTGCGGACCGCACAACAAACTGTCACTTCAAAGCAATGTGGGCCATGTGAAGCATGAGCAAACGAATGGAGTTAGGGAGAGAACGTGTCCCCGCAGAGCTGCCGTGCTGCAGGGGCCTGGGGGCACGCTCAGCACCCCAAAACACGAGCAAACTCCCCGTGCTGCCAGGTGGGGACTCCCTGCAGCAGCGTGTTCGTCAGCCCTGGTCTCGGAGGCAAGGGAAATGCCCTACCCTCCAGAACTGGgcaaattaataataaataataataataaagacgCTTGGGTTTTCATGTCACCTGGAGGACCCGCTGGCCAAAACAGCGCTTCTGCTTGAAAGCGAAGTTTGGCTCACTTAATTGCATCCTCATTAGTTTAAAGCAATTTGCACATTAAAAGTTGCATTTACTGCCTTAACAAATCTTTCAGGAATTTGTGACTAACTAGAATAACAATTCGGTGTTTAGAAGTGACTTGACCTAAGTTATAATCTTGTAAACGTTACATAGCTGTGCGTTAGTTCCTTACTTCCCGGGAACTCCTGTCCTGCCTCCCCCGTGCTTCTGTGGGGCCGCGCAACCCCCGGGGTTGCTCCCCCTCTAGGCCTTcacttttattaataaatgcagacagaaaacaagcgGCACACTTTAaaggtttgtggttttttttttctgtactttattttgatttccaaAATCCCCTCGGCAATTGTCGTTGGCTGCGAGGTTTGTCTGATGCAAGAGCTGCACAGGACCACGGTACGGCCCCCACAAGCGGGAAACGGCACAAGCGgccagaagaagaaataaaataaataaataagtcagcCCCACGACGGCCTGGGCCGGGCCTGGGCTGGAGGCGGCCCGCCCTgggctccccgtgcccccggGGCAGCCATTTTACAgcaggcccggcccggctcctTCCTCAGGAGGAGACACAGCGCtgcggggcgggacggggcggcggcggcccctcaggggaccgggaccgggaccgggaccgggaccgggaccggctccgctcccctcagctcccctcacggccccgccgccttcccccccccaccccccgcgCGGTGCATTGTGGGCCGCGCCCCGCGCCTTGGCGCCAAGCGCCCCCGCGCCGCGGTGCATTGTGGGCCGCGCCCTGCCCGCCCCTAGCCCCTGCCGGGCCTTCTTGGCGCGAGCGCCGCACCGGACGTGACGCCACGCGGCCCAGCGCACCGAGAGGCGGTAGCGGCGGCGACGGCGGGGCGAGGTgcgctgccctcccctcccgggGGCACGCCGCGCTCGTTAAGCCCTCGCGCCCGGCGGCGGTGCAGCCCGCGAGGCCTCGGCTTCTCCGGCGAAGCCGCTGCGGGGAGCGGACGGAGGGACTACTTTCCTGCGGCGCCGCGCATGCGCCGGAGGGGGGACTGAGGGCGCGGAGGGATACGCGGCCGGCGGCTGGACGGCGGGCCGCGCGGGGGGTGCTTCGGCTCGGGGTGAGATCGCTGCGCGCAGCAGGAGCGCGAGGGGGAGCCGCGGTCGCCATTTTGCAGCGGCGGCTGGGGGAGGCGGCGCGAGGAGCGCTCCCGTCcgcacggcccggccccgccgccgccgccgcccgcccgctgccCGCGCCTCAGGCCCTGCCCCGCCGCAGCCATTGCCGACCTCGCCATGTCCGGGGGGGGCGTGATCCGCGGCCCGGCCGGCAACAACGACTGCCGCATCTACGTGGGGAACCTGCCCCCCGACATCCGCACCAAGGACATCGAGGACGTCTTCTACAAGTACGGCGCCATCCGCGACATCGACCTCAAGAACCGCCGCGGGGGGCCGCCCTTCGCCTTCGTCGAGTTTGAGGACCCCAGGTGAGGGCCCGCTGcttccccccccaccaccaccctcacGCCGTCAGGCCCCGGGCCCCGCGCGGCCTCCCCCCGGTTGCTGAGGCGCTGCCcggcctcccgccgccgccccgggccTCAGGCGGCGCTAACGGGGCGGCccgggccgcggggaggggcCGGCGGGAAGCGGGAAcaaaggcgggggggggggggggaagcggcGGGGGCAGGGCGCGGCGCTGACGGGGGGGGTGGCGGCCGCGCTCACCGCCCCGACCCGGCCCGCAGGGACGCGGAGGACGCCGTCTACGGGCGGGACGGCTACGATTACGATGGGTATCGCCTCCGCGTGGAGTTCCCTCGCAGCGGCCGGGGCACCGGCAGAGGCGGCGGAGGAGGTGGAGGCGGAggagccccccggggcaggTACGGGCCCCCATCGCGGCGCTCGGAGTACAGAGTGATCGTCTCGGGTGAGTCATTCCTCTCGCCACCCCTAGCGCTCCCCCGGGGTCCTCGCTGCTGTGAGGGGCGACGCAGCTCCGCAGCGCTTCCTAAAAAGCATCGCCTCGTGTAGCTTGCACAGAGGACTATTCCTGGCTGCTGACGGCTCCTCGAGGCAGCCTGCCTGCTTACTGCGTAGCCTCTCCTGTCCGCGGCGGGATGACGCCGGATCTACGGAAGATGCTAACGCAGTGGGGTTGTAAAGCAAGGTGTTGCTTTTTTATCTAGGGCTGCCTCCAAGTGGAAGTTGGCAGGATTTAAAGGATCACATGCGTGAAGCAGGTGATGTATGTTATGCTGATGTTTTCCGAGATGGCACTGGTGTCGTGGAGTTTGTACGGAAGGAAGATATGACCTACGCTGTGCGAAAAC is part of the Cygnus atratus isolate AKBS03 ecotype Queensland, Australia chromosome 20, CAtr_DNAZoo_HiC_assembly, whole genome shotgun sequence genome and harbors:
- the SRSF1 gene encoding LOW QUALITY PROTEIN: serine/arginine-rich splicing factor 1 (The sequence of the model RefSeq protein was modified relative to this genomic sequence to represent the inferred CDS: deleted 1 base in 1 codon), coding for MSGGGVIRGPAGNNDCRIYVGNLPPDIRTKDIEDVFYKYGAIRDIDLKNRRGGPPFAFVEFEDPRDAEDAVYGRDGYDYDGYRLRVEFPRSGRGTGRGGGGGGGGGAPRGRYGPPSRRSEYRVIVSGLPPSGSWQDLKDHMREAGDVCYADVFRDGTGVVEFVRKEDMTYAVRKLDNTKFRSHEGETAYIRVKVDGPRSPSYGRSRSRSVVVAEAVVEATAEAAVIPQEEAEDLHATLPATADPDLVHKRSLALIFL